In Haloarcula salinisoli, one genomic interval encodes:
- a CDS encoding gluconate 2-dehydrogenase subunit 3 family protein, giving the protein MRELDRRDVLTALGAAGITVGGGAALLEWADDEDGEPLVTDHQRRTLHAVATTVYPSEVSGVESFVDGYMSRRLRADTDRADSVIDALSELNSYALDWEDATFPDLTAQKRDETLRAMGVAEADPIPDGAARERVRYYLVNELVYGLYSSPTGGELVGIENPQGYPGGTESYQQPPDGR; this is encoded by the coding sequence ATGAGAGAACTCGACAGACGCGACGTGTTGACAGCGCTCGGCGCAGCCGGCATCACCGTCGGCGGTGGCGCGGCGCTGCTCGAATGGGCCGACGACGAGGATGGCGAGCCGCTCGTCACCGACCACCAGCGCCGCACGCTCCACGCGGTCGCGACGACCGTCTACCCGAGCGAGGTCAGCGGCGTCGAATCGTTCGTCGACGGCTACATGTCCCGGCGGTTGCGAGCCGATACGGACCGCGCCGACAGCGTCATCGACGCGCTGTCGGAGCTGAACAGCTACGCGCTGGACTGGGAAGACGCCACCTTTCCCGACCTGACGGCACAGAAGCGGGACGAGACGCTCCGGGCGATGGGCGTCGCCGAGGCAGACCCGATTCCTGACGGCGCAGCCCGGGAGCGCGTGCGCTACTATCTGGTCAACGAACTGGTGTACGGGCTCTACAGCTCGCCCACTGGCGGGGAGCTCGTCGGTATCGAGAACCCGCAGGGCTACCCCGGCGGGACCGAGAGCTACCAGCAACCGCCCGACGGCAGGTGA